In the Ornithinimicrobium pratense genome, CGTCGTGATACCACCGGTCACCCTCGTACCAGGCGACGTCCATCCCGGTGCGCCGCACCACGATCGTGTGCTCGATGCTGCCCACGGCGGACAGGGCGTCGTCAAGCCGGGCCTTCAGCGGCAGGACCGTCCCGTGCCGCCACGCCCCGTCCTGGGTGAAGATGACCTTCAGGTCCAGCAGGGCCAGCCGGTCGGCCAGCGGCCCCGACGGCAGGGCCGAGGGGATGATGCTGTGCACGGCTCCGATGCGGGCGCAGGCCAGCATCACCACCACGGTCTCGGGCAGCCAGCCCAGGTGCAGTCCGACGCGCTCGCCCGGCTGCACACCCATACCCGTGAGGGCTCGCGCCAGCGTGACCACCTGCTCGTGCAGCTCCCGGTAGGTCAGGTCGCGCCGGTCGCCCGGCTCACCCTCCCAGTGGATCGCGTCGTCGTCACCGCGCTCCTGAAGGTGAGCGTCCAGGCAGGTCACGGACAGGTTGAGCCGTGCCCCCGGCAGCCACGCCGCGCCACGCTCGTCCTCCCCCCACAGCCGAGTGGCGGGGGAGAGCAGGTGCAGCCGCCCCGCGACCTCCTCCCACCGCGGGTCGGGGGACAGCGGGGTCACCCGGTCAGCCATGGCCCAGCGTCCTTCCTGCCGCCTTCGCGGCCCGGCCCAGGTATGCCGCAGCCTGGGCGATGTGCGTCTCGTCGCCCGGGTCGGGCAGGTCGGCGGCGAGCGCCCCGACGGCCGCGCCGCTGGCGTCCAGCACCGGGACGGCCACCTCAGCAGGCATGGTCATGTCGTCGGGCTCGTGGGCCAGCCACTCGCCGGCCGCCCATTCGGCCCGCGCAGCCCGGGCCGACTCCTGCTCCTCGGGGTCGACCAGGCGCACCGCCTGCTGCCACTGCTCCTCGGAGGCGCGGGCAGCCAGCAGCCGTCCGCCGGCGGTCTCCAGGGCGCGGTGCACCCGGTTGCTCTCCCGGTAGGGCCCCACGACGCCCCCGTCGACACGGTCGACATACACGACCTCTCCGCTCACGAGGACCTCGACATGGACGGTCGCCCCGACCTTGTCCCGGACCTGGGACAGGTATGGGGAGGCGGCGCCGATCAGCGGCAGCCGCGTCAGGTAGTGGTGGGACAGCCGCGCCAGTTCTGGACCCAGCCCGTAGCGCGAGGTAGCCGGGTCCTGGACCGCCAGGTCTGCCAGCACCAGCGAGCGCAGCAACCGGTGCACGGTCGGGATGGACATCGCCGAGCGCTCCGCGAGGTCGGTGAGCTGGTGGTATGCGGGTCCGTCGGCCAGCAGCTCCAGCAGTGTGACTGCATTGCGCACGGTCCCCAGACCGCCCCGCCCGTTCTCGATGGTCGCCATCCGACCTCCTTTCGCCTGCATCATCCCTGATAGGCAGCCCAGTTGCGACATGCGGCCAAAGTTTCCTGTCCGAAGTGCTTGATTTTCAGATAGTGGAACCCTACTGTCAGTCCAGCCAGCACGTCACCGACGACCTGCAGGGAAGGACCGACCTTGCTTACTCGCGCATATCAACACTCCCTCAACGGCAGCCATCTGCCGGCCGGGGAGCCGTTGCTCGAGGTGGACGGCGTGTCGCTGCGCTTCGGCGGAGTCACCGCCCTGAGCGACATCAGCTTCACCGTCACCCAAGGCCATGTGCACGCCATCATCGGCCCCAACGGCGCCGGCAAGTCCTCGATGCTCAACTGCATCAGCGGGATCTACCACCCCCAGGAGGGCCAGATCCGGCTGCAGACCGCCGCGGAGTCGGGCGAACGGACGACCTCGACGCTGACCCAGCTGCCGCCCCACAAGATCGCCCGTCTCGGCGTGGCCCGCAGCTTCCAGAACATCGAGCTGTTCTCCCACCTCACGGTGCTGGAGAACCTCATGCTCGGCCGGCACATCCACATGAAGCACAGCGTCGCCGCCTCGATGCTGTGGTTCGGTCCGGCCCGCAAGCAGGAAATCGCCCACCGCCGGCTCGTCGAGGAGGTCATCGACCTGCTCCAGCTGCAGGCCTTCCGGTCCAAGCCTGTCGGAGCCCTGGCCTACGGCATCCAGAAGCGGGTCGAGCTAGGCCGCGCGCTGTGCATCCAGCCGGCGCTGCTGCTGCTCGATGAGCCGATGGCCGGGATGAACGTGGAGGAGAAGGAGGACATGGCCCGCTACGTCCTGGACGTCCACGAGCTGGCCGGCGTGACGGTGGTCCTGATCGAGCACGACATGAACGTCGTCATGGACATCTCCGACTGGGTCAGCGTGCTGGACTTCGGTCGGCTCATCGCCGACGGCACCCCTGATGACGTGAAGACCAACCCGGCCGTGATCGAGGCCTACCTCGGCTCCGACGACGAGGACTCCGCGGTCCGCGAGGCGCTGCAGACGATGCAGGAGCAGGTCGAGCAGGACCAGATCGAGAGCGACGCCCGTGGCTAGCAGTCCCCCGAGCCCCGCCCTGGACCTGGCCCGCGACACCTTCCCCCGGCTGCTGCGCCAGCTCGCAGAGGTGCGGCCCAACGATGTGGCGATGCAGGAGAAGCTCTACGGCATCTGGCAGCCGATCACCTGGTCCGACTACGCCCGCCGCGTCGAGGACTTCGCCCACGGGCTGGCCGGCTTCGGCGTCGAGCGCGGCTCGATCATCGCTGTCCTGGGCGACAACCGGCCCGAATGGCTCATCGCCGAGCTCGCCGCCCAGAGTATGGGCGCAGCCGTGGTCGGCATCTACCCCACCTCCATCGGCGAGGAGCTCGAGCACATCCTGGCCAAGTCCGCGGCCCGCGTCGTGGTCGTCGAGGACCAGGAGCAGGTCGACAAGCTCCTGCGGCTCAAAGAACTCGGGCGAGACCTCGACATCGGACAGGTCATCTTCTACGACCCCCACGGGCTGGAGCAGTATGACGACCCCTGGCTGATCGACTTCACCGAGGTCGAGCGACGCGGCCGGGAGCGCTCA is a window encoding:
- a CDS encoding ABC transporter ATP-binding protein; this translates as MLTRAYQHSLNGSHLPAGEPLLEVDGVSLRFGGVTALSDISFTVTQGHVHAIIGPNGAGKSSMLNCISGIYHPQEGQIRLQTAAESGERTTSTLTQLPPHKIARLGVARSFQNIELFSHLTVLENLMLGRHIHMKHSVAASMLWFGPARKQEIAHRRLVEEVIDLLQLQAFRSKPVGALAYGIQKRVELGRALCIQPALLLLDEPMAGMNVEEKEDMARYVLDVHELAGVTVVLIEHDMNVVMDISDWVSVLDFGRLIADGTPDDVKTNPAVIEAYLGSDDEDSAVREALQTMQEQVEQDQIESDARG
- a CDS encoding IclR family transcriptional regulator, whose amino-acid sequence is MATIENGRGGLGTVRNAVTLLELLADGPAYHQLTDLAERSAMSIPTVHRLLRSLVLADLAVQDPATSRYGLGPELARLSHHYLTRLPLIGAASPYLSQVRDKVGATVHVEVLVSGEVVYVDRVDGGVVGPYRESNRVHRALETAGGRLLAARASEEQWQQAVRLVDPEEQESARAARAEWAAGEWLAHEPDDMTMPAEVAVPVLDASGAAVGALAADLPDPGDETHIAQAAAYLGRAAKAAGRTLGHG